Sequence from the Microbacterium faecale genome:
ATCCGTCACTGTGGTGTGGGGACCGCACGGCGCGCCCGGCCGCACCACCCTCGTGCTTGCCCTCGCCGCCGCGCTCGCGCTCGACGACCGCAGGGTGGCGATCGTCGACGCCGATACCCACGCGCCGTCCGTCGCCCAACGTCTCGACCTTCCCGACGAGGCGCCGGGTTTTCCCGCCGCCTGTCGACAGACGGACTACGGCGTGCTCGACGACGCTGAGTTGACGCGCCTGAGCGCGCCCGTCGATCTGGGACGGCAACCGATCGAGGTGCTCACCGGGATCAACCGTCCGGCTCGGTGGCCCGAGTTGTCGCCGGGGCGGGTCGTCTGCGCGCTCGACGTGGCGCGGTCGTGGGCGGATCACGTCCTCGTCGACGTCGGCGCAAGTCTCGACGCTGACGAAGAGATCGCGAGCGATATCGACGCCCCGCGGCGCAACCAGGCCGCGCTCGCCGCGCTGGGTGCCGCCGACTCAGTGATCGCGCTCGGGCTCGGGGATCCGGTCGGCATGTCACGGCTGATCCGCGGTCTCGCCCGCCTGGACGAAGTCGCCGCGGCCGCCGAGAGGACAACCGTGGTCAACCGCGTCTCCGGAGGGGCGGTCGGAGTGGACGCGGCTGGGCAGGTGCGGCGAGCGCTCGCGCAGTACGGCGACATCGACGACGTCTGGCTGCTGCCGGACGATCCGCGTGCGGCCGAGCGGGCGCTCCTCGGGGCGCGCCCGGTGCTCCCGAGGCGACGGCCCGGGCTCGCACACGCGGTCGGCCGCCTCGCCGCTACGCTGTGAGGGTGTCGACTCTCAGCGATCAACTCACAAAACTCAATCAACTGAGCGAGAAGGACATCGAGTGGGTCCATCGCGTGCATGGTGACGGGCAGCTGCTGGCTGACCTCGCCTCGGCGGACATCGTCATCTGGGGCGAGAGTCCTGACGGCTCCTTCCGCGCCGTCGGACATGTGCGTCCGAGCGGCGCAGCGACGCTGTTCTATCGCGACATCGTGGGTGAGAAGGTACGGCCGCAGTGGCAGAGCCAGGTGCGCGAGGCGTTCCGCACCGGCAGCATCGTCGATTCGTCGAGCCCGGAGTGGTTCGAGGAGACGCCCACGCGCGTCAAGGCCGTTCCGATCGTGCGCCGCGACGGCGACGGTACGGCCGTGATCGGCGTCATCACCCGGCATACCAACCTGAGCGAGGTGCGAGCGCCGTCACGGCAACAGCGCACCTTCGACGAGTGCGCGAACGCGGTCTTCGGGATGATCTCGACGGGTGACTACCCCGACATGACGGCGCCGATGGGTCCGCGTCGCGGTGCACCGCGCGCGGCCGACGGGATGATCCGCCTCGACGTCGATGGCGTCGTCACCTTCGCGAGTCCGAACGGGCTCAGCGCCTTCAACCGCATCGGCTTCGTCGACGAGCTGGAAGGGGAGACGCTCTCTGACGTCGCGCGCCAGATCATGCCGCCGGCGCGTGACGCATCGGCCGATGAGGCCTCGCTTCCGGTTCTGCTGACCGGGCGCACGCCGTGGCGCAGCGACATCCAGGCGCGCGGCGTGACCGTCGCGCTGCGGATTATCCCGCTGCGCGATCGCGGCGAGCGCATCGGCGCCATCGTGCTCTGCCGCGACGTCAGCGAGCTGCGTAACCAGGAGCAGGAGAT
This genomic interval carries:
- a CDS encoding nucleotide-binding protein → MSVIVAAAEPHGSRIASALADEDVDVVLTVAPDELVRAVGDQASRIWDALRVADTVVIHATRAVLVPEVVAMCDRSGARIVALGDRAAERRTVAAFGLPPALPVVASGRELRDAIATRSFPAEAPGEASRGSVTVVWGPHGAPGRTTLVLALAAALALDDRRVAIVDADTHAPSVAQRLDLPDEAPGFPAACRQTDYGVLDDAELTRLSAPVDLGRQPIEVLTGINRPARWPELSPGRVVCALDVARSWADHVLVDVGASLDADEEIASDIDAPRRNQAALAALGAADSVIALGLGDPVGMSRLIRGLARLDEVAAAAERTTVVNRVSGGAVGVDAAGQVRRALAQYGDIDDVWLLPDDPRAAERALLGARPVLPRRRPGLAHAVGRLAATL
- a CDS encoding sensor histidine kinase translates to MSTLSDQLTKLNQLSEKDIEWVHRVHGDGQLLADLASADIVIWGESPDGSFRAVGHVRPSGAATLFYRDIVGEKVRPQWQSQVREAFRTGSIVDSSSPEWFEETPTRVKAVPIVRRDGDGTAVIGVITRHTNLSEVRAPSRQQRTFDECANAVFGMISTGDYPDMTAPMGPRRGAPRAADGMIRLDVDGVVTFASPNGLSAFNRIGFVDELEGETLSDVARQIMPPARDASADEASLPVLLTGRTPWRSDIQARGVTVALRIIPLRDRGERIGAIVLCRDVSELRNQEQEILTKDATIREIHHRVKNNLQTVASLLRIQARRTASDEAKESLLQAMQRVSAIAVVHDTLSEGLSQKVDFDEVFSRVLRLVAEVAAAQNTVAHTRKMGSFGTLSSEYANPLALALTEVVTNSVEHGLAGREGHVEITADRDEDELRVRVRDTGAGLPEGRVGHGLGTQIVRTLVQGELSGTIEWRTIRGSDSDFEGGTEVAIDIPLRWTKSAESTRPAEGEGVL